GAATGGCCTGCAGCCATGGATTCACCATCCAGTGCGGCACCAGCATCGGATTGGCCATGTGCAGCATGGTGACGATGAACACGGGGAGTGTCAGCACTGTGCCGATGGCCACTAATCGTGTCAACGATGTGATTTCCTTCGTGCGTTCCGCTGCCTCACGTCGTTCTGCTTCTGCGGAGTCCAACATCGGGGCTTCCGCTGATGCAGTGAGCGGGTGCAGTTTGTCCGTGCCTGCGCTGGCATTTCCTTCGACCTTCAGCAGGCCGTGCACCATGTTCATGCCGCAGGCAAATGGATATTCGCCGGCGGGCAATGCGGGCAATTCCACGTCGGTCACCGCATTGCCGGGCAGCATGGCATCGAGGCCGAGGTCGCCAAACACCACGTGAGAGGTGCATTCACCGGTCTCCTGCCGGTCGAATGTCAGTGTGATCGGTGTGCCCGCGCGCATACTCACCACGGCAGGGGAGTAGCCACCTTTGACGGTGATTGTTGCGGTCTGGCGCTTGCCGGAGACGTCCATGGCCCCGGATGCGGCCTTCTGCGCGCCGAAAAAGAACCTGAGCACCAGCCATGTCAAGGCGGCTGCCGCAATCAGCGCCGCGGCGGTCGAGAAAAGGTTGAACTCCATCACCGCTCCTTCCCATCAGTATTATACCGAGCAACAGTATATACCCTATACCCCTATGGGGTATATAATGGGGTGTGTTCAGCTGAAAGATGAGTATCAGGAGGCAGCGATGCACGGGTATGACGACGATAAGGCCAAAGTCATTGCGCGGCTGCGCCGCATTGAGGGGCAGGTTCACGCCATTACGCAGATGGTGGAGGACAATAAATACTGCATTGACGTGTTGACGCAGATTTCGGCATCGAATTCGGCGTTGAAGTCGGTGGCCTTGATATTGCTGGACGATCATCTGAATCACTGTGTGCGCCAGGCGGCGGTGCAGGGCGGTGAAGTTGCCGATAGCAAGCTTGAGGAGGCATCCGCGGCCATCGCGCGCTTGGTGAGGTCGTAGTTGGTCGTGTGTTTGGCTGTTGGCCCTGGTCGTCTGTCGTTATGCATGCGGTGCGATTGTCAATGCTGACGTTAGGAAACAGGAACATATCTACCGCCGGTTGAAGATGGTGGAATACTGGGAACCATGTTTGAACAAATGGGAACTGTGATTGTGGTCATCGCCGTGCTGGTGGTCGGTGCGGGGCTTGGGCTTTGTGCCGGCTTTTTATTGGGGCGGCATAAAGGTCAGGCTATGGCGCGTGATGCCAGGGCTTCGGAGCTGGAGGAGGCCAAAAGCTTGCTGGAGTCGGCGCATGGGGAGATTGCCGATTTGACCGCTCGCAATGCCGCTTCTCAAGCGCAGCTTGAAGGTGCGAACCAGCAATTGACGTTCGTGAAGTCACAGCTTGCTCAGGCGCAGCATGCGGAACAGATTCGCATCGAGCGTGAGCGTGAGCGCGCGGCCGCCGAGGCTGAACAGAAGCGTAAGGCCGATGCCGAAGCCGCCGAAGTCAAGCGTGTCGAGCAGGAGGCTCGTCTGAAAGAGCAGAGTAAAGTGCTGGAAGCGCTTGCTCCTGTTGCCAAGAATCTCGATTCGCTCCAGACCAAGGTCACCCAAATCGAAGAAGGCCGCAAGAAAGAGATGGGGGCGCTCGGGGCTCAACTCAAGGGCCTGAATGATCAGCAGGCCCGGTTGGACAAGGAAACGAGTTCACTATCCGCGGCACTGCGCAACAATAAGGTTCGTGGTGCCTGGGGCGAGGCGCAGCTGAAGAATATTGTGGAGTCCGCGGGATTGCTGGAGCACGTTGACTTTGACACCCAAGTGGTGGTGTCCGATGCCGACGGTCGTATGCTCAGGCCGGATATGGTGGTGCATCTGCCCGGTGGCAAGACCATTCCGATTGATGCCAAGGTGCCGTATGCCGACTATCAGCGGGCTTGTGAGATTCCCGAGACCGCGGGCCCCGAGGAGTTGGATCGTCGTAACGACCTGTTGCGATCCCATGCCAAGGCGCTTCGAGAACACGTGCGTGCGTTGGGGGAGAAGGCCTATTGGAATGCGTTCCCCGTCACTCCTGATTTCGTTATCGCCTTTATTCCCAATGAGGCGTTGTTGCAGGCGGCGCTTGAGGCCGATCCCACGCTGATGGATGATGCCTTCTCCCGCAAGGTGGCCTTGACCTCGCCAGTGACCCTGTGGGCCGTGCTGAAATCAGTGGCCTATGCATGGCAGCAGCAATCGCTGACGGATGATGCCAAGCAGTTGTTCGATTTGTCTCGAGAGCTGTATGAGCGCTTCGCCGTGCTTGGCGACTATGCCACCAGGCTGGGAACCCAAATCACCAAGACGGTCAGTGCCTATAACAAGTTCGCATCCAGTTTGGAGCGACGTGTATTGCCCACGGCTCGCAAACTGCAAAAGCTCGAACCCACCAAGGTGCTCGAGGAAGTGCCTCTTATCGAATCAGACAAAGGCAATGTCAGTGAGTTATCCGCCCCCGAGGTGACATCGTCGGAGGATGATGAGCCGGTCAAGCTGACTGCCTCAGGCGATAGGCTTGAAGCATGACTGAATCTGGATTCCGCCCGACCGGCACCTCGGACCTCAATGTTTCACGCGACGCTTCCGCTTTTGCCATGCTGGAGCCGCATGAGCAGCTGGCCACCCTGCTGAAGGAGCACGTGGTTGGCCGCCCGTTTTCGGAACTTGCCTCGGTGACTTTCGATCATCGTGCCGCCACGGTGATGGGTCATGTGCTCATTGACACTCTTGAAGATGCAGGCTATTCGGTTGATGATTTTGACGCCGTTGGTGCCTTGACTGCAGCTGCCGTACCCATGGTGTCTGCCATGATTCATGCTGCTGCTTCCCGTGGCGAGGATCTGGACGGATTCGTAATGGACTTCGTGTATCCCTCAATCAAGGGTCCGTCTATTGAAGGACGACGCGTGATGCTGTTGGATGCATGGCTGTCCGAAAAATCGTATGTGCAGACCAGTTCGCTGGTTACCCTGCGTAATGGCAACGAACTCAGCCTCGACTTCGGCGTGGTCGAACAACTCGGCGCTCAGGTCGTGGCTATTACCTCACTGGTCGGCGGTGGAGCTAAAGACATCAATGTCATCAACCCCTCCACTGGCGAAAGCCACGTACTGCCATTCGTTCAGGTCTTTGACGAATCCGAGCTGAGGTAATTCCATTCGTGGCTTCCCCATTCGGGAGGCTGTCGGGCGCAACGAGCTGTGGTCGGCGCACGACGTTGATAATCTCCGAGGAGCAACTGTGCACGCACCCAACCAGATTTCCTTGGCGGCAAAAGCCTCGGGCGAACCGGAATTCCGTGAAGTCGGTCTTGGCCCATGGGCTGAAACCCATCCCGGCGAACCTCGTCCTGATGACTTGGCATCGCCTAATTACGATGTCCGTTTCGATTCTGCTCTGCTCGATGAGGGCGATCGCCGCAATGTGCTCGACCGATATCGCTACTGGACTGTGCAGGCCATCAAAGAAGATCTCGATGCCCACGGCCGCCACGATTTCGAAGTGGCGGTGGAGAACTGGACCCACGATTTCAATATCGGATCCATGGTGCGCACTGCCAATGCTTTTCAGGCCAAGCGCGTGCATATCGTCGGCCCGCATAAGTGGAATCGCAAAGGCGCGCTGATGACTGAGCTCTACCAGCACGTTGAGCATCACCCCTCAATCGCGGAGTTGGTGGAATGCTGGCATAATCGTATCGCTGGTGAAATCGCTACCGAACGGGCGCGGGCTGGGGCGGCTGCCTTAAAGGCCCATGCCATCGCCAGTGCTCATAATGGGGCGGAGACTGGTGCCGGCAATGGGTCGGAGGGCATCATCGGTAATTCCGGTGCAACTGTGTCCTCCCACGTGTCGGCGCTGAATGCTGTTTCGGCAGTTGCCGAGGCCACTGCCGAAATCGCACAGGCGGATGCCCGCATCAAGGAACTGGAAGCCGCTCGCATCATTGCTCTGGACATCATTCCGGGCGCGGTGCCCATGGAGACCTATGCATTCCCCAAGCGCTGTCTGCTACTGTTCGGCGCCGAAGGCCCCGGGCTGAGCAGTAAGGCCTTGGAACTAGCCGACGACGTGGTATACATCTCCCAATTTGGTTCGGTGCGGTCCATTAACGCTGGCGCCGCGGCGGCCGTGGCCATGCATGCATGGATTGCCCAGCATGCCGCAACCGCAGTCTGATGGAGCATAGAGAAGCCTCGCTGCCATCGCAATTCCGCGTATTATCTGTGGTGTTGCGTCACAGCAATAGTCCGTGAAACATTTTGTGAAACATCAATTCCCCATATTTCCTCCTGTGAAACATTGCGTGAAACACAAGCCCCGGTAGACGTGTGTCGACAGCTCTCCCCAATCTGTCCAATATGGGCTAGAGTGAAAGCATGATTGAAGTTGAGGAGCTGAGCAAACGCTTCAAGACCAAGCAGGCACTAGACGGTGTGTCGTTCACTGCCGAAGATGGCAAGGTTACGGGTTTTCTGGGACCGAATGGCGCAGGCAAATCCACCACTATGCGTGCTGCGCTCGGACTCATCAGCCCGGATAAGGGCCGCGCGCTAATCGATGGCAAACCATATGTCACCTTACGCGCACCAATGCGTGCGGTCGGTGCGGTGCTTGACGCCAAGTCAGCGCATAAGTCGCGCACTGCACGAGCCCATTTACAGGCCCTTGCCTATACCAACAACATTCCTAAGCGTCGAGTCGATGAGGTCATTGACATGACCGGTCTGCAAGCTGTGGCCAATGTCAGAGCCGGTCAGTTCTCGCTCGGTATGAGCCAGCGACTGTCCATTGCTGCGGCATTGCTGGGCAACCCGCACAATCTGGTGTTGGACGAGCCAATCAACGGTCTCGATCCAGAAGGCATTAAATGGGTTCGCGACTTATGTCGTTACTACGCAGCTGAAGGACGAGCCGTGCTGCTGAGCTCGCACTTGATGAGCGAGGTGGCGTTGACCGCGGATAATCTGGTGATTATCGGGCAAGGCCATGTGTTGGAAACCACCACGGTGAGTGCATTCGTGGCCGAGCATTCCTCCAGATCCATCCGTGTGGTGACGCCGGAACCCGACAAG
This sequence is a window from Bifidobacterium breve DSM 20213 = JCM 1192. Protein-coding genes within it:
- a CDS encoding type I phosphoribosyltransferase, coding for MTESGFRPTGTSDLNVSRDASAFAMLEPHEQLATLLKEHVVGRPFSELASVTFDHRAATVMGHVLIDTLEDAGYSVDDFDAVGALTAAAVPMVSAMIHAAASRGEDLDGFVMDFVYPSIKGPSIEGRRVMLLDAWLSEKSYVQTSSLVTLRNGNELSLDFGVVEQLGAQVVAITSLVGGGAKDINVINPSTGESHVLPFVQVFDESELR
- the rmuC gene encoding DNA recombination protein RmuC: MFEQMGTVIVVIAVLVVGAGLGLCAGFLLGRHKGQAMARDARASELEEAKSLLESAHGEIADLTARNAASQAQLEGANQQLTFVKSQLAQAQHAEQIRIERERERAAAEAEQKRKADAEAAEVKRVEQEARLKEQSKVLEALAPVAKNLDSLQTKVTQIEEGRKKEMGALGAQLKGLNDQQARLDKETSSLSAALRNNKVRGAWGEAQLKNIVESAGLLEHVDFDTQVVVSDADGRMLRPDMVVHLPGGKTIPIDAKVPYADYQRACEIPETAGPEELDRRNDLLRSHAKALREHVRALGEKAYWNAFPVTPDFVIAFIPNEALLQAALEADPTLMDDAFSRKVALTSPVTLWAVLKSVAYAWQQQSLTDDAKQLFDLSRELYERFAVLGDYATRLGTQITKTVSAYNKFASSLERRVLPTARKLQKLEPTKVLEEVPLIESDKGNVSELSAPEVTSSEDDEPVKLTASGDRLEA
- a CDS encoding metal-sensitive transcriptional regulator: MHGYDDDKAKVIARLRRIEGQVHAITQMVEDNKYCIDVLTQISASNSALKSVALILLDDHLNHCVRQAAVQGGEVADSKLEEASAAIARLVRS